Genomic window (Lycium barbarum isolate Lr01 chromosome 2, ASM1917538v2, whole genome shotgun sequence):
CAATATAAAGTAAAGACCACACAATGGTCTAATGATGCTCTAACGCCTGAAGCATTTCCAACAAATTGACAACTATCACTCTTTGTCATATAGAATATTGACATTGCTATTTTTTGAATCTTTTTACCAGATACATAAAGTAGCTATAGCCCAGTAAGTCCACTTGAATCCGGCTCTTCCTCTTCGTCAAGTAATGTTGGGCATGAAACTTTGTCGACCGTAGAAGTCAAACCTGAAAAGAAACGTATGCAATCCAATTAATCaatataatattaaaaaaaatgaaaactttatTATCGTAATAAGTCATTGAGAGAATTAATTACCGTTTACTTCGTTCCATAACCAAGTGCGAGCACACATCAAAGCCGCCAAAGTAGTAGGATGAAGTCTACTACGATGCGGACTAATCAACCTCCCACTAATGCTAAATGCCGATTCTGAAGCAACTGTAGAGACAGGAATAGCTAAGATGTCACGAGCCATATTCTGCAAAGTAGGAAACTTTAATCCATTTGTCTTCCACCAACTTAAACTGTCGAACGATGGAGTTCGAGGTAGCAAACTTTCTTCTAAATACAAATCTAGCTCCGATCTTGTGTCCACATTAGCGCTACTCGAAGCGACAAATCTATCAAAGCTATACAGACGATCAACCTCAATAAAACCAACAACTTCATTAGAACTAGATGCTCCATGTGTAGCAGGTACTCTACTCTTATACTCTTGAAAGTGATCGAAACAGTGGGTTCGAACTTCTTGAATCTTATCTAAAGCAATTGTTTTACCATAAATATGTGGAAGATAAAACTCCACCAACTTCATCTTATACCTCGGATCAAAGATAGTAGCCACACCCATAAAAATATGCACGTCATCCCAATATTTCTTATATTTCAACAACATTGCCGATGCCATAGAGCTAATTAAAAGATTAGAACTTTTAACCCAAACTTCCAATTCTAGCTTAATTTCACAAACTTTTGAAAAGTACTGACTTGAAGTTGGATATTGACTTCCTGAGAATTGTTCAGTAATATGATAAAAAAAGCTTCAACTTACAACAAACTTCTTCTGCTGCACTCCATTGCCCTTCAGTTGGATAACAACGATAACTAGTGTCAGTTAGACTCAACTTCATAAACACATCTTTATAGTCTAGGGCCGTTTTCAACATTAGATATGTTGAGTTCCAATGAGTTGGACAATCATACTCCAACTTTTTGTTACAAGAAATATGTAACAACCGTGCAGCTTCTTCAAACCTTTCAATTCTACTTGATGACCCTATCCAGTATAAGACACTGTTGCGGACATTACTAACACTATCTCCTATCACCTTTAGCCCTTCTTGCACAATCAAATTCAAGATGTGTGCGGCACAACGCACATGAAACAGTCGATCCATCAACAATAAATCCCTTTTACAAAGTTTCTCATCTAACAAAGTCTTCATCATTGCATTGTTTGTGCTACAATTATCAACTGTAATGGTTGATAATCTTCTTTCAAGATTCCACTCTAACAAACAATTAATCAACGCACTACATAAAGTATCCTTATCGTGTGGGGCAGGCGCATAAACAAATCTAAGAATATGACTTTGAAGCCTCCATGAATCATCAATAAAATGCGTTGTAATAGCCATGAATCCTTTTTTGTTATTGTCCGAAGTCCACATATCAGTAGTAATTGCAATTCTACTTGTGAGTTTTTCCAATAAGTTAGAAGTTTTTTATTTCAAATTGTCAAAAATCCTCAAAATATCATTTTTGATTGTGTTCCTTGACACCATTTTGAACAACGGCTGAAGACTAGCAACAAACTTTCTAAATCCTACATGATCAACTATAGACAGGGGATATTCATGCAATATAATGGCGTGAGCAAGTTCTTTACGTGAAACATCTTGATCGAAATAATGTTGGCTACTATCATCACCCCCCAAACCGCTATCGTTTCCCAAATTTCTTGGCTTATTAGGACATCTACGAATATGTTCTGACATAGACGATGTCCCGCATTTTCTATTTGCTTTGATATGAGCATTACAGTAATTACAAATACCATAGCGAACACCATTAACGCTTACCGGTTTAAAATGTCTCCATGATTTAGACTTCAATTTCCTTTTTTCAGATTCAGTAAATTCAATAATTTGAGAAGACCTTTGGGCACAGGAAGAGTactagaagatgaaccagccggATTTTCTTCATTTTGAGATTCCATGCTTATCTATAAGTACAAAATACAGAATTTAAATACTATTAGTGAGGCTCAATGGGAACTGTATAGTGTTTTTGGTTATCTTCAGTTTCTACGAAGGGAGTCAAAAGGAAATATCAGCTACAGTAAAAAATTTGTTCCAATAGCGAGTGGCAGATAAAGAAATTGTATGTTAGAAGGAACAAGAATTTTAGCCAATGCTGATGTTTTCAAACACCAAACCCTGCCCTCAAAATAACTGAACTGAATGCATTTTCTAGTTATATTAGCATAAAaagatttggaaaaaaaaaatcaaagaataaCAAAAAAGTAAATAATAGTTTATCAGCTCCAAAATTATCACCCATTTTATACTGAGCAATGAGATCAGAACTCCTCATTTAGGCCCATCTCCAACTAATGTTTAATAATTGAAGTTCCTTGACACTAGAAGTTCTCTATCTTTTCTACTGCAATACAAATCGTAACAGGAGAAACTCCTAATATTGGACCTAAAGAGAACGAAAACAAGAAATTAGAAGAGGTTTATACATTTACCTTGAGAAATTAGCAGAGATGGTATTTGTTTTAGGGTTTAGCAGAGATGGACTTAGTCGTTGTCTTACTCTGTCAAGAAAAAATAAGCCGTAGTGTATGTTTTAGGATTTTGTAATATTTTAAAATCCCTAACCCGCACCCGCACCCGCACCCGCCCCgcacaaaattaatttttaaaaatttagacCTGTCCCGCCTCGCACAGCACCCGCCTATACCCGCACCCACGCATACCCGCACTTGCCTAAACCCGCCCAGCCCCGCACCCGCACCACCCCATTGCCATCCCTACTCAGGCTCGATAAATTAAAGTTATAATAGTATTTTTAATTTCATTCAAGCATCAAGATAATTGTAATTTGTGTAGCTTTGACTATCTCGgtcaaagataaaaatgaacTTATTGAAGAATATATGAAAGTTAGAGATTTCAAAGATCTTCTCTTGTTGTATTTGACTTATATTTATTCACATTTGTGATGATTATTTATATCTTTTTTGTGATTAATGGTCATTAATCAACATATAGAGAAATTCAATAATTTACAATCAAGCATAAAATACTACATTCACATAGCCATATTTTGCCACGGTGTttatacacacaatatacaatattatacacttactgtagacaatgtataagccttgtataaaagtgtataataatgtataaaagggtaATTTCGGGTAATATTAGAATATCGACCATTTGGGGTAACTATATTTTCCAAATAGATATAGAGTGTTATTTTCCCTGCTTTAAAAAGATTACTAAATTCGGAAAGATCAACATCTATACTCAGCCATAATTAATTACTAAAATAGAAGGAAAAAAAGAGATAATTTTAGTTACACTTCTTTTAGGTTTTTGTATGTCATATTTCAGTGTGTACTGGGTGAAGATAAAAGCTATAATGATATCTTTTTAACCAAATTTGAGATAGCACTTGGAATtgtcgagggtctatcggaaacaacttttctacctctcaaggtagaggtaagatctgtgtacactctaccctctccagaccccacgtgtgggactatactgggtatgttgttgttgttgttgagatagCACTTGGAATTGGTCTATCAAATTGGCCCATAAAATCTTGAATGTATTTGGATTTAATTGTTACTTTATTTCATATTAAGTATGATGTTGAAACTTGAATAGTGAGTTGGGATGATAGTAAGTGTGTGGCAAATGATTTGGAGAAGAGCTAAAACTATATTATAGTAAAAGGGGGAAATCATAACGTTATATTGTTTGATTTAGATAAACATGAAATAAGAATTTATTGGTAATGAATATTTGTCTGCCAATCATATATTTTGGGTCAGAAGCTGGTGGAGTGGTGGTAGACTAATAATGTATACTGTACTATTTAAAATGCACCTTTGATAGATATTAGATAATTTTTGACATaactaaaaagtaaaaatatgatttttttgaaCTTAATAGTCCTTTCGCTCAAATTGATAAAAGTCAATTTAATTTCATGTATGGTTACTGAACTTTACACATTATAACAATAAGTTGTCAAATTCTTTTTGTTTTATTAGAGATAAGATTGACTTGACCCAGGTTTCATAAAATTTTAGGTTGCACTAAAACTAACAATAGCTAAATATAGTAATCGCTTCGAAAAACACTCTGAACCCTCCGTattagcaatataatatattttcaTCTCTCTACGAAACAAATTAGGAGCACTCAgaaatttatttaattttattaaaaagaaaagaaagagaccCAAACATTGTAAAGAAAAAAACCTGAATTTTTTCTCTGCAATCTCTCACAATCAATCTTAAGTAATACCTCCATATTCCAACATTGAATCATCCCTTTCTTTACCTCTAGTCTTCCTCTTGCATTGAAAAACACTACAGAATTCATGATGAATATTCTTTCTTTAAACAATAATTATTTCTTTTCATGACCCCCTCCAAATCCTCAATAACATTCATGCTTCCCATTATTTTGCCATCTTTTTCACTCATTTGACTCCAATACATTTTTATTTGTTCTAATTAATTAATTTCTGTCTTTGTTTGAGGTTGAGGCGTAACAGTTGTTCTCGTTATCGCTGTTTGTGTAGTTTCTTcagcttcatttttttttttttttttttttgcattttgtccCCAAAAATAAAATGGGGAATTGTTGCTCTGGGGGAGAAGAACAACCTAATGAAATTACCAACAATGAAAATGGACAAACCGATAACCCAAAAAATGGAGAAAATAATTCATCTACTCATAATCTTGACATGCAAGGTTCCACAACACCACTAAAAACAACCCCTCCTCCTACATCCCCTAGCCCTTCTTCAACAAAACCTACAAAACAATCACCAATAGGGCCAGTATTAGGCAGACCAATGGAAGATGTTAGAACAACATATACCATAGGAAAAGAACTTGGTAGGGGACAATTTGGTGTAACACATTTGTGTACACACAAACAAACAGGAGAGCAATTTGCATGCAAAACAATAGCCAAGAGAAAATTGGTAAACAAAGAAGACATTGAAGATGTTAGAAGGGAAGTACAAATAATGCACCATTTAACAGGACAACCAAATATTGTGGAACTTAAAGGTGCTTATGAGGACAAACATTCTGTACATTTGGTCATGGAGTTATGTGCTGGAGGTGAACTTTTCGATCAAATTATTGCTAAAGGGCATTATACAGAACGTGCAGCAGCTTCATTGTTAAGAACAATTGTGCAAATTGTTCATACTTGTCATTCCATGGGAGTCATTCATAGAGATCTTAAGCCTGAAAATTTTCTACTTCTCAGTAAGGATGAGGATGCACCTCTTAAGGCTACAGATTTTGGTCTTTCCGTATTCTATAAGCAAGGTATTGATTCCTTCGGTCATTTTTATCCGTCACTTTAGTCAAAATATTTGTCATTTTAGGAAACTAAACAGacgttattttattttattttcaatttacccTATCTACTTCAAGAAGGTATTTAGTCATTACTAATTACTCCATTAAAGAAGGGATAGGGTAATTTAGTCAAGTACTCTTCATAATTAGTGCCATTAAATAATTTTTGAATAGGTGTGCCAAAATCATAAATGAAAGCTAATTAACAAGGATTGGAGGGAGAACTGGGACCTACAATTACACTAGCTAGAGGGGCACTGAAAATTTAAAACAATAATTACTGCAAAAAGTTTGAATTAGCTAAGGATTTCGTCACTAAGTTGTCTCTAAATTGCTTGTAACTAATACAAAAATTTATAATCGGTTGCTAAATAGGATTATGACGGATTTTTCTGTTAGCTGCAGAATTTGTCCgtctctaatttttatttttatttttagtagtGATGAAGGgatgaatttctctttttatgtCCTTTTGGAACTAAGAACATGAATACAAACATGACATGCATCAACATTGAAGAAAAAATTGAACCTTGTAAAATGTATGCAATATTTCTTTATAATCTTCAATTAATAGTCATATATACCTGTTTGTGCAGGAGATGTATTTAAGGACATTGTGGGAAGTGCATATTACATTGCACCTGAAGTACTGAAAAGAAGATATGGACCAGAAGTTGATATATGGAGTATTGGTGTCATGTTATATATTCTTCTCTGTGGAGTTCCTCCTTTTTGGGCAGGTAAATTACATGCATAATTAAGACCTAAGCTCAATTTTTCTAGTTTCCCAATTTTTCTAGTTTCCATTTTCTTAAAGAAGTTGAATTTCTCTATCCATAGTtcgaaaaaacattttttttttccaaaagctttgtaaaaaaaaaaaaaagttagactgcGTATAATAGATTAATGTGGTCTGATTCTTCTTCGAATCTCGGGCAAAACGAGTGCTTAGTGTATTGAACTACCCTTTTTAGTACAAAAGACGGAAAGTCTAGCTAGTTGGTATATATAAAGATAACAATTATTTTTGTGTCACTCTTGCTATAGCTAGGTTAAAGTTATTGAACAAAATGatattttctttttcagaaaacgaACATGGAATTTTCAATGCAATATTGcgtggacatgttgatttttcaAGTGATCCATGGCCTTCAGTTTCCAGTGGAGCAAAGGACCTTGTCAGAAAGATGTTGACCGTTGACCCCAGGCAAAGGTTAACAGCTATGCAAGTCCTGAGTAAGTTAATTTACATCTCTTAATCACTAGTATTAGTAATTATATATCATTGAGAACTTAATTTCCAGTATAATAAGAATCAAATATTCGTAAATCATTAATTGATTTATAGAGAAGGACCATGCTACTTATTACTTGTATGTACTACAGCCCGTTCATACATGCACAAGGTTGTAGTGGGTTATGTAATGATTCATCCTTAATCATAAATCTTGGGTTCGAGCCCTTAGAATGTAATCATTTTGGTAGGAGTTCTTCATCCTCTCCAAAGAGGGACTCCCCAATGCGAGTCTTTAGTCGGGCCTCAAAGGGGATAGCAAACACTAGgtaggaaataaaaaaaaaatacatttagcTCATATAATTTGTCGATTAAAGATTTTGCAAACCCAAAAGAT
Coding sequences:
- the LOC132626379 gene encoding calcium-dependent protein kinase 34-like, which encodes MGNCCSGGEEQPNEITNNENGQTDNPKNGENNSSTHNLDMQGSTTPLKTTPPPTSPSPSSTKPTKQSPIGPVLGRPMEDVRTTYTIGKELGRGQFGVTHLCTHKQTGEQFACKTIAKRKLVNKEDIEDVRREVQIMHHLTGQPNIVELKGAYEDKHSVHLVMELCAGGELFDQIIAKGHYTERAAASLLRTIVQIVHTCHSMGVIHRDLKPENFLLLSKDEDAPLKATDFGLSVFYKQGDVFKDIVGSAYYIAPEVLKRRYGPEVDIWSIGVMLYILLCGVPPFWAENEHGIFNAILRGHVDFSSDPWPSVSSGAKDLVRKMLTVDPRQRLTAMQVLNHSWIKEDGEAPDTPLDNAVLHRLKQFRAMNKFKKVALRVIAGCLSEEEIMGLKQMFKNMDTDNSGTITLEELKQGLAKQGTKLSDYEIKQLMEAADADGNGTIDYEEFITATMHMNKMDREEHLYTAFQYFDKDHSGYISREELEQALREFGMDDENDLREIINEVDTDHDGRINYDEFVAMMKKGNPEAATMNPKKRRDSFVA
- the LOC132629429 gene encoding zinc finger BED domain-containing protein DAYSLEEPER-like encodes the protein MASAMLLKYKKYWDDVHIFMGVATIFDPRYKMKLVEFYLPHIYGKTIALDKIQEVRTHCFDHFQEYKSRVPATHGASSSNEVVGFIEVDRLYSFDRFVASSSANVDTRSELDLYLEESLLPRTPSFDSLSWWKTNGLKFPTLQNMARDILAIPVSTVASESAFSISGRLISPHRSRLHPTTLAALMCARTWLWNEVNGLTSTVDKVSCPTLLDEEEEPDSSGLTGL